GGACATAGTTTCACCTGAATCAGCTTCCTGCAGCACCAGTGTAAAAGAGGCTGATGCTGCTAATGAGGATGAAGATGACGGTAAACCTGACAAggacaatgataatgatgattacgACGATGACGGTGGCTGGACTGATGTTTTCCAACAACAGGACAGGAATATTACCAATACCAACCATTGTTTTGGAAAGACCAATATGGAGTGTCAAGTAGGGTGTGAAGTTTCCTTGATATAGTTCCCTGATAAATACTTGGAATGTACTGAAAGCACTATGCAATATCAGTAATTTGAAAGTATGCACCATGAGTATGTTGTCTGTTTTACctaccaacattaaagaatttttgttgtgtttgtgttgtttagcGGTTGTGCACGATTGTGTTAAGCGAAGAAATCCGAGGTCAAAGGGCAGTGTCAACGTCCGTCACACGTAGGATCACGTCTTGAGGTCACGTTCACTGATGCTGGCTACTTCCAGCCTCGATTTTGATTTTGCAAACAATACACTCACACCAATGATCatacaatgatttaaaaaaaataaaacaaaggcaAGTACGTGtctgcaatttattttaatacgaCCAACGTGTATTTCGTGGTtgagaacaagaaaacacaattttcaagaaaaatgttcagttgCTGACCCTGTGAGAATTTCCATCTTTTGAGAATGTAGACAGCTGGATGCTGGAGCTGTGTCCAGAACATGTACAAGACTCAAATAGATTTCCTTTGATGTCAGCTTCTTCTTCTCAGCCTCCTTTTCTTGTGAGCTTACGTTGGTGTATGATATAAGTAGTTGTTACAGTAGTAGACTTTAAAAGTCCgttgttattttaaaagtgataaAGAAGAAAGGGTCCGAAGTCCGGTGAGTTCCACAATATGGTGGTCACTTTGATTAGTGATAGTAGTCATCGCGGTCGTAGTGGTATCTCGGCATTCTGCATGTTCCTGAAAAAATAGTTGACTAACATGTACATGCAAtactataaaacatttacaggcTTATTCAGTCACGGGGCACACTTCTCACTAGAAAAAAGTAATAGAAATGAGTTATGGAAAAGGGAATGGGGCTTAAAGTGAATTTTTGGCATGAAGTGTTTACGAATTTCTATATATTTAGAGCATACAAGGAGAAAATGCTCAGTTTCAGCTGTATCAGCACCAATGGGGGAGCTCAAACATCCTGGGTGAGTAAAGCACTCGCTGATGACAATTAAGTAGTTAAACCCATTCTAAATTTTATGAATCTCTCATGTCTTTGTGTTTGACCTACAAGATAGATGCttaaaataatgtgaattttGAATGTATTATATGGGACATGAGTGAACTATTTTTAATGGCATCATGCTGGTGGTGACAGTCTACCAGTCTCTGTTTCGCCATTTGTATAAAAAGTTTCTGGTCTACAGTACCTTGACATTACTCACCATGTAAACcatatttataagaaaaaatatgataataaagTGTAGCCATGTTTCTTGTATTGTTCATGTTgtaatgataaaattaattagGCTATTTTCTGGAGTCTGGTTTGTGACATTCTTAGCTGATGGAGCTGACATCCTACACACCGCACTGATACCTTAACAGACAAAGGGAATCTACCACATTCCCCATGTCACCAAGTAAAGTGTTCTTGTTACtccacagaatattttttaccGCAAAAGTGTGAACTTTCTCAAAGGTATCATTACTAGTACAAAGAGCCGTATAAAAGTATTCAATGAATCTGggcatcaaaatgttttaaaacaacacTCTGGGTGAACTATCACCATGGTAACATAACCTTTGAAGAAAACGTATAGCTCCTCTCTTTGCCTTTTCATCTATTCTTCTAATGcttgtgtaaaaaaaagtacCTTGTGGAGAAAACCACAAATATGTAAAGACAAATATGTTTAGCTGAGGATGTTTGCCTTTGTATCAGATAGAGatgtataagtgtgtgtgtgtgagagagagagagaaacagacgTATGCCTTTGTAGCTTGGGAAGGAGTAGATGAACACACTTATGAGGAGATTATACACCTCACACAGTGTTTCATACATGTTGGTAGTGTGTTTACCGCCATACTAGGGTATTAGTGTGATGAAGGTTTCATTGCCATCAGGTATGTGACACTACCTGTACAGTCATGTCATCAGGCTACCTTACAGATGTGAGCTTCACATGTAAAGACAGAGCGACAGCGACAACAACTCGTACCTCTGAAGCAAAATCCGTAGCGACAAGGACACGTATTCCTCCCACAAGCTGCAATAGagatacatcatcatcatcaatcatcatcatcaatcaatcaatcaatccatcatcaatcaatcaatcatctatcatctatcatctatcatcatcatcatcatcatcaatcttcttcttcttcttcttcttcttcttcatcatttgTGCACAGAATATTGTTTGTAAGAGGTATGATTTATTCATATATTATGTTCCCAGTTGTCTATTGACTGTACCGTTGACAACGTTAAGGTATGAGTGAACATCGCTGTCGTTCTTCTGTCCATGATGATGTCTGTGGACATGTCTCGTGTCAAGGGAAAGAGTACATTTACCGAAAATTGTTGGAAATGGCATTTTCTCGAAGCTTTACAAAAGTTAAGAAAACCAACTTTTGTAGCCAAAGCGTCCTTCATCTTGGTATCTAATCAAATTAAGCTTAAAGCTAGCGCTGTCATTAGTCTGTAGCAAATAAATAAGTGTGGCgaaaatatttacttgtttaatttttaGTAAAGGTTTCGTATATTACCTAATATCAAACTACGAATGTCTCTAGACGTTACAGCCGATGTAAGAGCTTCGGGCCCTTGGTCACAGGATATAGACGAGTGTGCGAGCAGGATAtggtgatggtggggtgggACAGTGATATcgaaggaaagacagaagaaagataaGAACTACCGCCATGCACTGTGCCAGACAGTCACTTACGTTCTCCCAGTGATGGACGCCGAGAGCACCTGCCGTGTAGACAGCACTGACGCCTCCAGTCCCTACAGCGGCAGTAGTAGCGCTCGGTAGTGGTTACAGTGGTAGTCGTTGtggttgtaggtgttgtagtAGTTGATGGTGTGGTTGAAGGTGTTgtagttgttgatgttgtggttGTATTTGGCGTAGTTGTTGATGGGGTGGTTGTAGGTGGCGTCGTTGTTGATGGTGTGGTTGTAGGTGCCGTAGTTGAAGGTGGCgtggttgttgatgttgtggttGTATTTGGCGTAGTTCCTGGTGGTGTGGTTGTAGGTGGCGTAGTTGATGGCGGTGTAGTTATTGGTGGAGTTGTTGTAGTGTACTCGTCTCTTATTTCAGCTACTGTACTTGTAGGTGGCGtagttgttggtggtgtggttgttggtggagTTGTTGTAGTGTACTCTTCTATTATTTCAGTTGTTGCACTTGTAGGTGGCGtagttgttggtggtgtggtcGTTGGTGGAGTTGTTGTAGTGTACTCTTCTATTATTTCAGTTGTTGCACTTGTAGGTGGCGtagttgttggtggtgtggtcgttggtggtgtggttgttggtggagTTGTTGTAGTGTACTCTTCTATTATATCAGTTGTTACACTTGTAGGTGGCGtagttgttggtggtgtggttgttggtggagTTGTTGAAGTGTACTCTTCTATTATATCAGTTGTTACACTTGTAGGTGGCGtagttgttggtggtgtggttgttggtggtgttgtagTGTACTCTTCTATTATATCAGTTGTTACACTTGTAGGTGGCGTagttggtggtgtggttgttggtggtgtggttgttggtggagTTGTTGTAGTGTACTCTTCTATTATTTCAGTTGTGCACTTGTAGGTGGCGTAGTTTTGGTGGTGTGGTTGTTTGGTGGAGTTGTTGTAGTGTACTCTTCTATTATATCAGTTGTTACACTTGTAGGTGGCGtagttgttggtggtgtggttgttggtggagTTGTTGAAGTGTACTCTTCTATTATATCAGTTGTTACACTTGTAGGTGGCGtagttgttggtggtgtggttgttggtggtgttgtagTGTACTCTTCTATTATATCAGTTGTTACACTTGTAGGTGGCGTagttggtggtgtggttgttggtggtgtggttgttggtggagTTGTTGTAGTGTACTCTTCTATTATTTCAGTTGTTGCACTTGTAGGTGGCGtagttgttggtggtgtggttgttggtggagTTGTTGTAGTGTACTCTTCTATTATATCAGTTGTTACACTTGTAGGTGGCGtagttgttggtggtgtggttgttggtggagTTGTTGTAGTGTACTCTTCTATTATATCAGTTGTTACACTTGTAGGTGGCGtagttgttggtggtgtggtcgttggtggtgtggttgttggtgAGTTGTTGAAGTGTACTCTTCTATTATATCATTGTTACACTTGTAGGTGGCGtagttgttggtggtgtggtcgttggtggtgtggttgttggtggagTTGTTGTAGTGTACTCTTCTATTATATCAGTTGTTACACTTGTAGGTGGCGTAGTTGTTggtggtgtgtttgttgtggagTTGTTGAAGTGTACTCTTCTATTATATCAGTTGTTACACTTGTAGGTGGCGtagttgttggtggtgtggtcgttggtggtgtggttgttggtggagTTGTTGTAGTGTATTCTTCTATTATATCAGTTGTTACACTTGTAGGTGGCGtagttgttggtggtgtggtcgttggtggtgtggttgttggtggagTTGTTGAAGTGTACTCTTCTATTATATCAGTTGTTACACTTGTAGGTGGCGtagttgttggtggtgtggttgttggtggtgttgaaGTGTACTCTTCTATTATATCAGTTGTTACACTTGTAGGTGGCGtagttgttggtggtgtggttgttggtggagTTGTTGTAGTGTACTCTTCTATTATTTcagttgttgtagttgtaggTGCCGTAGATGGTGGTTCTGTAGTTGTAGGTGGCGTAGTTAGTGGTGTGGTTGTAGGTGATGTATATGTTTGCGTTGTACATACTAGTGGTGTGGTtgtctgttgtgttgttgtttctgACCAACATACATATTgtgtggttggtggtggtgtgattGTTTGGTATGTGCATGTTAGTgatgtggttgttggtggtgtggttgttgAGTCAACAGAAGCACTTGTGGTTTCCGCTGCACAGTTCAAATCATCGTTTAACTATAAAATTCTACAAGCATACTATCATCgcaataaataacatttatccTACCACATTGTATCAGCTTGTATTGTCTTTTGCAGACCAAAAGCAAACCATGTTAACCCCTTCACTGCGAGCTTTTCTGGCTGCCAGTCCCAACTCACAGTGAGTACAAACTCGCCTCACTGTGCTACCGTTATACTCACGGTCCTGCCTGAGCACAACTCACCTACTGACGCACTACCTGACGGGAGAAAAAGTACAAACGCTCTTTTTTCTTCACCTCCTCTGTTTGGGGTCTCTGCCCACTCCAGTGTCTATTTTCAATTCCAGACTAAAACTCACATCTCAGTAAAAGTGCTTTTGCAACAAATCGTATTAatccactcactcctcacttcttcatcttcctccatATGTAATGTTCATGGCTGTACTGtgtttactgatgtttatttccTGTGTTGACTGTCGGTTAGTTTACAGTTTTACAACGATTATGCTCGCATCTATGTGTGGAAGTGCGCTTTAGAAATtctattattagtagtagtattttcGAAATTGTATTTACTAACCCtttgtatgaaaaataaaatatttttactgcaatcttaaataaattgtaaatataaaaacgggaaaaaactataaaaaaaaacaaaacataaaaatatataccttCGGCAGAGTTCGGCATACAGACTGCTGTTATCAACAGAAGTACTGCGACCCTGGAATTCATGATCTTCagcattttctgaaaaagattATTTCAAGAGTAATCCATCtataatactaaaatattatgtaatatCAACCGGCATTACATACTACTGAATAAGGAATGTTTCTTTGTGGTGATTTGAAATGAAAATCTGAGATACTCTGATGTTTAGATTTAGCAAAAATTGAGCATTTGTACTAATTTATTGCTTCTATTACTATCCTCCATAAAGGACTAGTACAGTTATATTGAtagacaataataattaacCATTACTAATAAAACACACCCATCAGAACCTGTGTTCCTAACACAGAGagaagcggtccggtggcgcaacggttagcgctgttagcgcctgtcaccaatacagtgaaggtcggctgccctgagttcatttctcgtctcgggcacgctgttctttctctgcacgtggcatctgtttacagggctggctgcctgccgtaatatagccttagttgctgacacggcgtaaaacaccaaatcctcCCCCCCTCCTAACACAGAGCTACATAACATGCGGTCGTTGTTTTTCTTCCAGAGGCTACAACCTTCATTTAcatatcacgtgatacacagGATGGAGCAGCTCAACAAATATAAGTCTGATATCACAGATATAAGGTTGAAAGAGCGGTACGCAGACTGAAGGAAGATAAGTCACATGACAGGATGGGGAAGGAACAACATATTCTCTCATTGTTCATTGACAATCGacacagtaaacagtaaacagtacCAAAACTACAGAAACAAAAGCTTTATCAGCTATCCATCCAAAGTGATGttgaaagtaatacagaacaACATCAGCACCACTGCTGAGAAACTGTTAGCTACAAAAATAGTCTGGTTTCATAATAACTAGGAgaacagttgagcagatctttaGCTGTTGCATCCTGATAGACACATCTTTCACATCAGCGCAACTACGACTACAACTTCATAAACTTCAAAAAGTCTGTCACAAGCAGATATGGAATTCAACATTGAAGTAAGTCTCGTCCAAGTCATCGAAGCGCTGTATAATATCTCAACGAGCACAATTCCTATGGATAACTAAACAGGAGTCTGAACAGATCAAGGTTGCACTCTGTCACCTGTActattcaatattttcttgGAAAACTGCGTGAGACCCCGTGAGACTATCACACCTCAATTTATAGAATCGAAAGGCCTATTGAAAGACTACTTATATGGAGGAGAGACCAACTCCGATAtttgcaaagcagatgaaacaCAAACGGACCACGACTCGAAGAGGTCAACTGAAGACACTTGATATTACAAAGAATTTTCATAAACAGCTTTAGGTACTTGAGAACCAACCTAACCAATGATGGCAGATACCCATATCAGGATCGTATAAGCAGCAGCCACTAATGCAAGACTTGAGAAAATAATATCAAGTTTACATCAAAGCACACTCTGTACAAGTCACGTGTAGTACCGATGTTGTATTACAGATGTGAAACATGGACTCTGAGGGGCGATAGGGAGAGGAGAACCTAGGCATTCAAGACTAATCGCATGAGGAGGCTGCTAGGGATCTCGAACACAGaacaagaaaactaaagagTTTGTACGAGTCCCACTGTccgtgtctatccatgtgctccccccaaCGACCGGTACCCGTCACACGACTGAAACGACAGTCTGCTGTGACAATGCCATTACTAAATTTTCCAAGCAGAAACTACAGAACTGAATTATAAAGAAGTTTAAGATCATCACGAAGGTTTTCATACCTTGACAATGTCGTGGAGGCTGAGGAGACCTGACTGACTACACTGCAGAGTCTGTTTCCTGCAAGACTCCGTAAAGACAGTCGATGTAACAGGTGTGAGACACTAGGTCTTATATACAGGTGGTCCACGTGCAAAAATAACGGATCAACTgttaggcaaaaaaaaaaaaaaactgcagcaaaAATAATGACTAATACCCTGAAGGATTTTTGTCATCCTATGATCAAGAGAGGGTGTCGTAATTCCCTTCCGGCCCCcaattgtttttatctttgatcttcttcatcttcttgacTTCATCTGTCAACTAGATTACCTTTGTGATGACGCCAGGTAAAAGAAAGTGTTACATTTGACCGTTATTCTAGAactaaaaataagacaaaagtacagaatgatttgttttaaatcatgaCTTCATGGTTCACTGAATCTATGCTGTGCACAGGTGAAGTATACATACCGACTGAAAGAACAACTATTTTAAATGgtggaatatttatttttcatttaaaaaccaGGAAAAGAGATTTTTAGCTAGTTACTATCCCTTCCTCAGTGTAGGATCAATACGTTTTTCGTAATTTTAACAGCTAATTTAGTGTCGTACGTGTGGTCTGCCACAAAAACCATTAAtcaaaaaattctttctcttgAGGGCGATCTTTTAAATGTGATTGCCTCAAGTCAATCTAAATTCGTCTCTCATCATTTTGCAGCCCAGTCACTAGCCCCATCTCTAGCCTAAGAAACtcgaaaagatgaaagaaagacaatagCAATGaagaaagtcagaaaaagaGTTCAGATTACTGAAGAGAGAGATTTTTCATCTTACAAACCACCCACTATCGTACCCCAgctacatcaaagaaaaaaaaagtcaaagattACAGTAATTTCTAAAAGCTAACAAGTTATTTGTATGCTATTGTATACTTAAAATTGAATAGTCTGcttaaaatactaataaaaaatatgacagaatAATGTCTTAAATGACTGTATGTTTCATAACAAACCACTACTACAGGGGACTGTACAGTTCATGAAAAAAGCGTTACACATGGCTGTGTAtagttcataaaaaaaaactattgtttgacgacgacgacgacgactacgataatgatgatatagaatttttaaaaaagagtataaagtttggttgttgttttttttttttttttttggaactggGGCCTGTTGCTATAAAGTTAACAGAGAGTAAATGTGacaaaataaagtcttatcagCAGTTCACCAGCCCAAGGTGAAGTTGAAAATAGAATTTCAGAACTACTCCGCCTACAGCAAGTGACTTTATCCATTTCAAGTCTGCTTTTGGGCCCGTggatcaaaagaaataaaaactttgttatttaaaatacttgtttatGAGGGTTTCTTAGTGTCCTGCCGatctcattgtctttttttttgcgAAAAGAAGTCTGTATCCAGTAGaggaaaatgtttacaagttaACATCATCAAATGACATCTTTTAATTAACTCTCCGCAATCATTTCAAATTGTATGTTGTAATAAActccacacaaacataaaatatcataATGTGTTCTATTATAGAAGTCTTTGGAAATGAGATTTGGTAATAAATTGTACACCATCATTTGCATTAGTCTATTGCAGGGAtgccaacctacggcccgcgggccatatccggcctgCGACACGGtgccgtccggcccgcgaagcttctgcccacagtacaggaaatcggcatgttagtaataaagaaaacctaagaaaaaaaaaaacgaaaaaaaagggaagaagaagtatttattcctatgtaggggcgtctctcaatctttctatggatttcattcttgattttcgtcttgggaggaaaccggtgtttgagaacgagggacgccgcattctacaggggattagtgatcttttgattgattaatatttgaatcagtcgttaaagagattgaaaa
The Pomacea canaliculata isolate SZHN2017 linkage group LG2, ASM307304v1, whole genome shotgun sequence genome window above contains:
- the LOC112557966 gene encoding salivary glue protein Sgs-3-like, translated to MEEDEEVRTETTSASVDSTTTPPTTTSLTCTYQTITPPPTTQYVCWSETTTQQTTTPLVCTTQTYTSPTTTPLTTPPTTTEPPSTAPTTTTTEIIEEYTTTTPPTTTPPTTTPPTSVTTDIIEEYTSTPPTTTPPTTTPPTSVTTDIIEEYTSTTPPTTTPPTTTPPTTTPPTSVTTDIIEEYTTTTPPTTTPPTTTPPTTTPPTSVTTDIIEERVHFNNSPTTTPPTTTPPTTTPPTSVTTDIIEEYTTTTPPTTTPPTTTPPTSVTTDIIEEYTTTTPPTTTPPTTTPPTSATTEIIEEYTTTTPPTTTPPTTTPPTTPPTSVTTDIIEEYTTTPPTTTPPTTTPPTSVTTDIIEEYTSTTPPTTTPPTTTPPTSVTTDIIEEYTTTTPPNNHTTKTTPPTSAQLK